The Chitinivibrionia bacterium genome has a window encoding:
- a CDS encoding OmpA family protein, whose amino-acid sequence MIYSKRVILYLFVAALFSTGFLFSSYADASQEEGHIVAVATVSQEEETADNEAEAQPEAQTQDVVEEAASAPEETRQTTARAGRGVRYGIQVPVRGEEASADTTSRRERRQIEQRVRFGMHLDPIERVVEDEDEDDGVIRRVLDINNAADRAIMAFRDSVFAPPPTPEDTVLDFAHLTVLVDGRIAGDIRDSIAGSRIPRMYGWIGNGVWHTSRPYKDNLDRFNVGFGLLFPLWRHFGIRGEFSYMNTEFADSVVGYRGEKYAKLDTAAAFTVPILANLMFRPGVFMFDAYTGASFFGNKEMVNLTMGAVIGRRLGRNGYLFGDARFGFGYGERFRSFGIGYEYVPAFARYEGGRRQHAIVAPADTFTISLKVNDERGGLISPRGEQRIRSNHTFGFAAMANYRWTLDSLIVNDTIMTGEIGTHTFNRIRNDMQILAMFTAPPETFNINILVLDPESGDTILRQNFTVLAGEDKEINITPQTGYVLSNLIINETSIGARNRYTIRNIDRDVDVKATFSYVRPVVIKAEATVQDGINFDVGTAELTEDSRRTLAGIHYTMVDNPEMVVEIMGHTDNTGRRDANMTLSQARAQAVVDYLVEMGIDSNRLVATGFGPDRPIASNTTPQGRGLNRRVEIRSIRRTEGGN is encoded by the coding sequence GTGATTTACAGCAAAAGAGTAATTTTGTATTTATTTGTAGCGGCATTATTCAGCACAGGCTTTTTATTTTCGAGCTACGCAGACGCATCACAAGAAGAAGGGCATATAGTGGCTGTTGCTACTGTTAGCCAAGAAGAAGAGACTGCTGATAATGAAGCAGAAGCTCAACCCGAAGCACAAACTCAGGACGTCGTCGAAGAAGCCGCTTCCGCACCCGAAGAAACAAGGCAAACAACTGCTCGCGCCGGCAGAGGTGTAAGATACGGAATACAAGTTCCTGTCAGAGGCGAAGAAGCGTCGGCAGACACAACAAGCAGGCGTGAAAGAAGACAAATCGAGCAAAGAGTAAGATTTGGTATGCATCTTGACCCTATCGAAAGGGTTGTTGAGGATGAAGACGAAGACGACGGAGTAATAAGACGTGTTTTAGACATTAACAACGCGGCGGACAGAGCGATTATGGCTTTTCGCGACTCTGTATTTGCACCGCCTCCCACTCCCGAAGACACAGTTCTTGACTTTGCACACCTTACCGTATTGGTTGACGGAAGAATAGCGGGAGACATACGAGATTCCATAGCAGGGTCGCGTATTCCGAGAATGTACGGTTGGATAGGCAACGGCGTGTGGCACACAAGTCGTCCTTATAAGGACAATCTTGACCGTTTTAACGTCGGTTTCGGACTTTTGTTTCCTTTATGGCGGCATTTCGGTATCAGAGGGGAATTTTCTTATATGAATACCGAATTTGCAGACAGTGTAGTTGGTTATAGAGGCGAGAAATACGCTAAGTTGGACACAGCGGCGGCATTTACAGTGCCTATTTTGGCTAATTTAATGTTTCGCCCCGGAGTTTTTATGTTTGACGCATACACAGGGGCAAGTTTTTTCGGCAATAAAGAAATGGTTAATCTTACAATGGGAGCGGTTATAGGTCGCAGATTAGGCAGAAACGGATATTTGTTCGGCGACGCGCGTTTCGGTTTTGGATATGGCGAAAGGTTCAGGTCTTTCGGAATTGGTTATGAATACGTTCCTGCTTTTGCGCGCTATGAAGGCGGCAGAAGACAGCACGCAATAGTAGCGCCCGCCGATACATTTACGATTAGCTTAAAAGTAAACGACGAGCGCGGTGGTTTAATAAGTCCCAGAGGCGAACAACGTATAAGAAGCAACCATACGTTTGGTTTTGCGGCAATGGCGAATTATCGTTGGACTTTGGATTCTCTTATTGTAAACGACACAATTATGACGGGTGAAATCGGGACGCATACATTTAATCGTATAAGAAACGATATGCAGATTTTGGCGATGTTCACAGCTCCGCCCGAAACATTTAACATAAATATTTTGGTGCTTGACCCCGAAAGCGGAGATACAATACTGAGACAAAACTTCACAGTTCTTGCAGGAGAAGATAAAGAAATCAATATTACTCCGCAAACGGGCTATGTTCTCAGCAATCTTATTATTAACGAAACGTCAATCGGCGCGCGCAACAGATATACCATACGTAATATCGACCGCGACGTGGACGTAAAAGCGACGTTCAGTTATGTAAGACCTGTAGTAATCAAAGCCGAAGCAACTGTTCAGGACGGTATAAACTTCGACGTTGGTACAGCGGAATTGACGGAAGATTCGCGAAGAACTCTTGCGGGTATTCACTACACAATGGTAGATAATCCCGAAATGGTAGTCGAGATTATGGGACACACGGATAACACAGGTCGCAGAGACGCAAATATGACCTTATCGCAGGCAAGAGCGCAGGCGGTAGTAGATTATCTTGTAGAAATGGGAATTGACAGCAACCGTTTGGTAGCGACAGGCTTTGGTCCCGACAGACCGATTGCAAGCAATACAACTCCTCAGGGCAGAGGGTTGAACCGTCGTGTGGAAATTCGCTCAATCAGAAGAACAGAAGGAGGAAACTGA